In the Bicyclus anynana chromosome 6, ilBicAnyn1.1, whole genome shotgun sequence genome, one interval contains:
- the LOC112046058 gene encoding paramyosin codes for MFSKAKRFDSTSIKNQPKIQPKRELEKAGVKLTPVSKPVKAVSTSSKENLDTQSQCSSIPSTKSFKTPRPIKPTSTITKTTNSIKKTLLPPTKNSTKKCDSKFQDDLIKAHEVEIRNKDYTISEYNKQIDDLKNQIAKLHETLKQNNDGKAEVQRLDTEFGQLTLDHNNIKVEDSQSSDIKDQTKELISQLQNHIFELEIQCEKLEQEVSSKQVELTSLDEVITIRDSLCADLQKKLTDTENCLEETRQRLEMVKGHHALALEANESIRREYKAELETLKIKFDEEKQANLAKCKLDQEMLKQKYNTLIESIKNDIIKEKDDKIQDLQHELAVKEQEMKAKLEQINEATHEKLRLCEIQFEERSRLLKEHWSQQQKEIQNLEAEIKELKYSLTKTEEKNQVLHKELQNMQTENDSLKKEKRNIRDELENVKEETKKKIIIFENDINKLTVEVDKTTKEKNKFEMSLSVTRDIVQVLTMRLRESDNELEHLEKQVLGLKNTKEALESELATYKNTLSSTVLECNEYKEALVNILKSKAALAKEHNRIIEHNVSLIESLQNVEKEAYRELGSIKEELIEDVELLKKESSSQIQMLKGEVEKKRVLCELATEHAGQAAAAAEQARALLAHAASEIARIESENRALQQQIQDQQSLVVELSLLRQENEELTMTLAKQSSVMDKMIKDAEQVQAKPKSPSVIRKSMKIGKENMQTVISPLRERNH; via the exons ATGTTCTCCAAAGCGAAAAGATTCGATtcaa CTTCTATCAAAAATCAACCAAAAATTCAACCAAAAAGAGAATTGGAGAAAGCTGGCGTTAAATTGACTCCAGTGTCGAAACCAGTCAAGGCAGTATCAACTTCGTCCAAAGAGAACCTTGATACACAGTCCCAGTGCAGCTCTATTCCAAGTACAAAGTCTTTTAAAACA CCAAGACCCATAAAGCCTACTAGCACCATAACAAAAACTACAAATAGCATTAAAAAGACACTCTTGCCACCAACCAAAAACAGTACCAAAAAGTGTGACAGCAAATTTCAAGATGACCTTATCAAAGCTCATGAAGTGGAAATCAG GAACAAAGATTACACTATATCAGAGTACAATAAGCAGATTGATGATCTTAAAAATCAAATTGCTAAATTGCATGAAACACTCAAACAAAATAATGATGGTAAGGCTGAAGTCCAAAGGTTGGACACTGAATTTGGTCAATTAACTTTAGATCATAATAACATTAAGGTTGAAGATAGTCAATCATCAGATATTAAGGATCAAACCAAGGAATTAATTAGTCAGTTACAAAATCATATATTTGAATTGGAAATACAATGTGAGAAGTTAGAACAAGAAGTCAGTAGCAAACAAGTTGAATTGACATCTCTTGATGAAGTCATAACTATTAGAGATAGTTTGTGTgcagatttacaaaaaaaattgactgACACTGAGAATTGCTTAGAAGAAACTCGTCAAAGACTCGAAATGGTTAAAGGACATCATGCTTTAGCTTTAGAAGCAAATGAAAGTATTAGACGTGAATATAAAGCTGAATTAGAaactcttaaaattaaatttgacgaAGAAAAGCAAGCTAACTTGGCTAAATGTAAACTTGACCAAGAAATgctcaaacaaaaatacaacacATTGATtgaatcaattaaaaatgatataataaaGGAAAAGGATGATAAAATACAGGATTTGCAACATGAACTGGCCGTTAAAGAACAGGAAATGAAGGCTAAACTAGAACAAATTAATGAGGCAACCCATGAAAAACTCAGACTGTGTGAGATACAGTTTGAAGAGAGAAGTAGACTTCTTAAAGAGCATTGGTCCCAGCAACAAAAAGAAATTCAGAATCTCGAAGCAGAAATTAAGGAGTTAAAGTACTCTTTAACCAAAACTGAAGAAAAGAATCAAGTGTTGCATAAAGAATTACAGAATATGCAAACAGAAAATGATTCTCTGAAGAAAGAAAAGCGAAATATTCGTGATGAATTAGAAAATGTGAAAGAGGAAACGAAAAAGAAGatcattatttttgaaaatgacATTAACAAGCTTACTGTAGAAGTTGATAAAACtaccaaagaaaaaaataaatttgaaatgtCACTCTCTGTAACAAGAGACATTGTTCAAGTTCTGACTATGCGCCTGCGTGAGTCTGATAATGAGTTGGAACACTTGGAGAAACAAGTTCTaggattaaaaaatacaaaagaagcATTAGAATCTGAATTGGCAACCTATAAAAATACACTTAGTAGCACTGTTTTAGAATGTAACGAGTACAAGGAAGCTTTagtcaatattttgaaatcaaaagCAGCTTTGGCTAAGGAACATAATCGAATTATTGAGCACAATGTTTCTCTGATAGAAAGTCTGCAGAATGTGGAGAAGGAGGCGTATCGTGAGCTGGGCTCTATCAAGGAGGAACTCATAGAAGATGTAGAGTTACTCAAAAAGGAATCAAGTTCACAAATACAAATGTTAAAAGGAGAG GTGGAAAAGAAGCGCGTACTGTGCGAGCTGGCTACGGAGCACGCGGGGcaggccgccgccgccgccgagcAGGCGCGCGCCCTGCTCGCGCACGCGGCTAGCGAGATCGCACGCATCGAGAGCGAGAACCGCGCGCTGCAGCAACAG ATTCAAGACCAACAGTCGTTAGTAGTAGAGCTGTCTCTCCTACGTCAAGAAAACGAAGAGCTGACGATGACTCTGGCCAAACAGTCTTCTGTGATGGACAAAATGATAAAAGACGCAGAACAAGTGCAAGCCAAACCAAAATCGCCTTCTGTGATTCGAAAATCAATGAAAATTGGTAAAGAAAACATGCAAACAGTCATTTCGCCGCTGCGTGAAcgaaatcattaa
- the LOC112046044 gene encoding splicing factor 3A subunit 2: MDFQNRPGGKTGGGGVASWSESNRDRRERLRQLALETIDLNKDPYFMKNHLGSYECKLCLTLHNNEGSYLAHTQGKKHQANLARRAAKEAKEAPQQLAPEKPRIEPKKFVKIGRPGYRVTKQKDPENGQQSLLFQVDYPEIAEGVQPRHRFMSAYEQKIEPPDRRWQYLLFAAEPYETIAFKVPSREVEKHDSKFWTHWNKDTKQFFLQFAFKMEPLRLPPAPPKIWENHGIRLPPPPGAQMMGVPPPPPLLPVPPPPPSM, translated from the exons atggattttcaaaatcgaccTGGTGGTAAAACCGGCGGAGGAGGCGTAGCATCATGGTCGGAGAGCAATCGAGATCGCCGAGAAAGGTTAAGGCAACTTGCCTTAGAGACGATCGATTTAAATAAAGAtccatattttatgaaaaatcatTTAG GATCTTATGAGTGTAAGTTATGCCTCACTCTTCATAATAATGAAGGCAGTTACTTGGCCCACACTCAGGGTAAAAAGCATCAAGCTAATTTAGCACGGAGGGCTGCTAAAGAAGCTAAAGAAGCACCTCAACAATTGGCTCCTGAGAAACCCAGAATAGAGCCCaagaaatttgttaaaattggaCGACCTGGTTATAGAGTCACAAAGCAGAAAGATCCAGAGAATGGACAGCAAAGTTTACTATTTCAAGTTGACTACCCAG AAATAGCAGAAGGTGTTCAGCCTAGACATCGCTTTATGTCTGCATACGAGCAGAAAATAGAGCCCCCAGACCGCAGATGGCAATATTTACTATTTGCAGCGGAACCATATGAAACTATAGCATTTAAAGTTCCCAGTAGAGAAGTAGAGAAACATGACTCAAAGTTCTGGACCCACTGGAATAAAGATACAAAGCAATTTTTCCTGCAATTTGCATTTAAAATGGAGCCCTTAAGACTGCCTCCGGCACCACCTAAGATTTGGGAAAACCATGGCATTCGCTTGCCTCCACCACCTGGAGCTCAGATGATGGGAGTGCCACCTCCACCACCATTATTGCCAGTACCTCCTCCACCCCCATCTATGTaa